The following DNA comes from Nymphalis io chromosome 12, ilAglIoxx1.1, whole genome shotgun sequence.
gaaatgtttgttaatattttctctAATAAATCATGGTTTGATTCTAGCCTGGTACCTTTATAACGATGGCCGTTCTAGGTCCCGTGTGCCAGAGCTCGCCTCGTTCATCGACAAAGGCGGCCTCCACTGCCACCGTGTACAGGCCGGGCGCGTTTACACTAACCAGCTGCTGCGCCGAGAAGAAGTCCCGCACTGGCGTCACGGTCTGCACCGCGGTCAGGACTGGCGGGATGTTCGTTAGCTCCACCGTCTGGAAGGATCGCTGCTATTATTGATTAGTTTAATTCATATAAGGCATTATCATGTTTTATAAATCAGCAAAACtaaaaaccataaataattCTAAGCGTATAgtctatttatgtatatataacaacgTAGTCAAAACCAAATAATAATCCATAATTTATCTTACAAGATAAGattgaaaaaacatatatataaatatttataaaatttcaataatacctTTTCGTTAGTGCGCGGGTGGGGGGTCGCCGTAACCGTTATCTGCACTCCCTTCACTTGACGTTTCGGCTTTCTTCTCCTGTCAAATATTACAATAGGTCAGTTGGATTTCTTTAGTGGAAAGGCTTTTCGCTGGACAGATTCGAGGTATCATTAAGTCATCAATTTTGCCGTACtctgtattgctgtgttttggATTGAAGGCTGAATaggtcagtgtaattacaggctcaagggacataacatcctagatCCCACATTGATGGCTATAAAAGTGGTGTCATCAGCAATGCATATCGTTTGCCGacggtgactacttaccatcagatagaCATCCGCCCGTTGAGCcacattaatgtttaaaaattattgacaaaaatagtagagaattgtaatattattaaggcGCCGCCCCCACACGAGGGCGTGCACGCGGTACCCCGTGGGCGCGGGCAGCACGACGCCCTCCAGCTTGAGCGCCAGGCGGTGCGCGAGCGGCAGCGTGGCGGCGTGCTCGGCGGGCGGCGGGCGGTGCGCGGGCGACAGCGACACGCGGCacagcgcgccgcccgcgccgcccgcgcccgccgcgcccgccgcgcccgcgccgccgcacACGTCGCGCGGCCAGCACGCGCCCGTCGCCAGCGCGCGCACCGCCGCCAGGATCGCCTCCGCGTGCTGCCGGTACCACAATACATTGAGATGCAGACGCGACTGGACGTGGAGCCTCTCCCGACCACGGGACGAGTGCAGACAAATAGACAATcacatctatatataaatatcatagatCTATCATAGATTATACAGGATTTACTGTGCATTCACgagaaaatggcgttttgaacgTCCGCGGATATTAAATCGGAATTTTGGAAGTTAAATGAacgtggttataactagttaagtggaatagtgtttgTTGTATTATAACTAATGGTAAATTAATCGAGCACTGTTTGtaacataatatagcagagctattagcaaatcgcatggaatatgtaaaactattttttgaGTAAGATACACAACACAACACACTCCTTCGTTGACTGGAATAAGGTATATATACATAGGcatattattaggtccttacatataaaattaccgtgttgtcgtactgaccactttgatcagAAATATCTcgtctttggttaagaattccaaatttaaatttataaattcatttagctggtactgtaacgactgttttcaaaactcaaatagttttgaaaacagtcattcatttgttttttcctcactatttttttctttgacgtCGCTTAtaaccgcacaatggaaaacatgaaatatcggtatactTACGAGTAccagttctaccgtggcaccagtgctgcagaaacagctcgaaagattaatgatgtgtccggcgctggtgtcgcaaaagaaagcacagtacgtttttggtttcaacgttttcgttctggaaagttcgaccttcagaaccaaccccgtggacggccggagaccaaagtggaaaatgaagaattaaaggctattgtggaagcggatcaatcacaaagcacttcagaaaTAGCTTCAGGCCTCTGGTTACTTTGCtggtgttactttgctcaaccgactcaataatgaagggattttaaatttcgaatcattacttgtgatggaaagtggatactgtacgataattgCAAGCGATCTTCGCAATGTCTgcaccctggagacccagccaaatcctgtcctaaacgaaaattgactctgaaaaagttacttgtgagtgcttggtggactagcgccagtGTCGTTCACTACTTCGCTtcgctttctaaaatctggtcaaaacgattacggcagatatctatagTCAgaaactgcaaaccatgaagaaagaactagctgctaaacaaccgagattggtcaatcgctctaggccactgctacTTCACGACGCAACGCGAACGCAAGACCACATACTGCACAAAAAACAACCACTTAGTTAGATGAGCtataattggaatgtctgcgacatccaccgtactccccggaccttgctccaacagattacatttttccggaatttggacaatttcttacaaggaaaaaaattcaactccgatgcggcagtccaaatcGCCTTCAAAGAGTATTGATTCTCGCTCCCATGGTtcttttagtaaagggatcaataaactacctatgagatggcaaaagtgcatagataacaacggtgcatgctttgattaattaaatatatttaacaaaaaaaaaatgactttatatttctCCCGTACAAAATGCCAAtgtcatatgtaaggacctaatgtTAACGTCTTCAACTTGGACTGATCGCCTGATAATTCTATTATAACAAATCGGTCTGCCATCAGGGTATGACAGGACGATATTTAGTCACATCTGATAGAATATCTTTAAAGTTGGTGAAATACACCACGCTGTTCCCTCGGGTTAGTGATTGAACAGGTGGCGGACTATCACACAATGCATGGAGTTCTTCTCACGTAGGTTTCAacactgagcacgagatgaattataaaaaacaaattaagcatataaatagTCCGTCCACGTAAGACAAAAACGTATTTcgtaattatcataattttggTCAAGTTTAACTTACCCGATGAGTGATGCCGGGGCTCGTGGTGGGGTTATCGAACAGCTTGGAGGAGATCTTGGCGAGGGCGACCGAGGGCGCCAACATAATCGTCTCCTCTAAACTTGTAGCTTTTATTTCCTTTGTAACCGATTCCGGTCGCTCCTGCTGGCTGGAGGTTATCCGGTCTAGGAATTGCGCCATTTGCGCGTACGTGTGCTGCGAGCTGAGTTTCTTGTAAGGTACTTTTATCGCGCTTAATTTATGACAGAAATATTTGGTATCTACGGTAATATTAACTTGAGCTTAAATTATGTCAAAAGGCATTCCTCTTTAGTCTAGTCCTTAATTacagacaaatataaaaaacaaataccaaAAAGTTCACCCCCGCGACAAATATGATAAAACTTAGGTATCGTTTctgaaaaactttaaaattttatttggccACGCGATACAGTAAGGCGGCGGCAAGGATACATGTGCAGGTGTCGCAGCGTGCAGTCGTGCGCGTGGAAGGCGGTGCGCGCGAGCGCGGCGTAGCGCTGCGCCTGCGCCGCCAGCGCGCGCGCCGCGGCCCGCAGCGCGCcggccgccgcgcccgcgcgcgccgcgGGGTCGCGCGCGGCCTGCGCGTGCGCCAGCGCGATGGCGGGCGGCGGCTGCGTGCAcagcgcgcgcgcggcggcggcggcgcgggccaGCGCGGCCAGcgagcgcgcgcgcgccgcggcCCACGCGGGCGCCAGCGCCGTGCACGCGCCGCAGCCCGCGCAGCCCGAGcagccgccgccgcccgccgcgccgccgtcGCCGAAGCTCTCCCAGCCGGCGCTCGCCTCCTCGAGCCCGGATATTCCTGCGTAATACACATAGTACGTGAGTTTATGACTTCAAGAAATTTCACATCCGGTTCAATTCACTCTTTGATTCGCTTCATCGTTGGTTGCTCgcgttataatattctaattattattttgtataatagctcacTATTTTTCAAGTTGAATATATTCACAAATTGTTTATGTTACTAACGACACTGATGCCTAAATATTTGATGGTTTAGGATATTAAACCCATTTTTGAAAAGTatctcataaattatataatgcaaACAAACCAAtgcaaaaaaacaaatttttaatcaatcgataatttttaaatatcgcgCGTAATTTGACCAAATCGCTGAACGCAGTGGGCGCCATATTGCTCTGCGTACAAAGCCAATACACGCTGATCAGTTGACAGTTGAGAATTTTTAGTTTACAGCAATGCGTTTCATGCTGTGACTTATGGTATTGTTCTATAATTTCATTGTCATCACATGATCATCTTATTTTTGCACTGATGAAGGTCATTAAAGGTCAAGGCCGGCGTACCTCAAAGCGGCGTTTTATCTTTAATGTTTTAGGCCTATAAAATTGATACAGACAAAAGGGTTAGTGCATACCTTCTTCCAACAGCCTGGCATCGGCATTGGCAGCTCTGTACAGTGCAGTGAGCCAACGTTGAGCTGACTCGCTCGGGGCTTCTTTGGAGAGTCGCTTCAAAATATCAGCAGCCAAGTTCTGATGCCCATATCTACAGGAATATTTGAAGATAAAATGCGTTTATATCGtttgttagttttaagttttgcaGTTTTATATCAACAGAAGTTATAATCGCAAAAATATGGCTTGGAAAATAGCAACTTTTGTTAAGccccaatgtctatgtgcggcGATGACCTCTATAAAGCCTTTTCGGTTATTTCTGATATTATCTGACCTTAAACACGCCCTGGCAACCCTGTATCTCGTCCATCCGTCAGCTCCCTGGATAGCATCCTTTATTTTCATTTCCCAGGACTTGTTGATCCTGTGCGTAAGAGCCGCTCCGGCGCGCTCCTGTAGCAGCACGGTGCAGATCAGCACGAGGGTCGTACCATCGTATGCGGGGTCTTTGCAATCTTCTCTAGGTgtttacaacaaaaataaatttgttactaAAGCCTTAagttacataacataatataaataatagctgATGTAATTACAGTCACGAGACAAAATGATTAacgttacttttttttcttgtcaccaacgcccatatacattgtaagaaatgttaaccatcgcttacatcaccaatgcgccaccagccttgggaactaaggtgttatgtcccttgtgcctgtaattacactggctcattcactcttcaaaccggaacacaacaaaatcaagtactgctgttttgcggtagaatatctgatgagtgggtggtacctacccagacgagcttgcacaaagctctaccaccagtatgcaTGTATACATGGTCACCATTATATTATGAGAAAAAGGATTTAGccgtctttttttttactattattagaccagcgtttgaccgttgacttgcctgatgttaagcatcgacacggtctaagatgtagcacgcttacctataagaaacctgtttactctggatttgaagacatcaacattgtacctatcgggtaatacggactcaggcaaagcattccaaagtttcgcagtgcgaatgatgaatgtagactcaaagcgcttcgtacgtaggcggggaatttccactgtgtacctatggcgcctTGGTcacgtttgcctggccgttcgatagtaaaaaggggctggaggaaacagttcgtgtaattcctgagcacattctccgaaatgtccACACACCACcaccacacgtcgatgttcaagactttggagcctagactcgaccaatgcgtcgtctcctatcacccttctggcacgcctctcaatcaactctagagcctgaaggtggttcttggcagagccatcccaaaggtgagagcagtacttatataaagcacaagtgaggtcatgtatagagatacatgacctcacttgtgctttatataagttgagcagttgttctggagtaaagtaacgtctcattttggagaggataccaagttttcgaaaggctatttgggctttggactcaataaaagagccgaaatttagagtcgacgtgAGAGTAATGCCAAGAAGGTCAAGATGGTCAGTTATAGGTACAGATACATTTCGGAAGGAGGAAGGTAGCTGGTATTCCCTCTTTTTGGCGGAAAACAAACACGCCTGCGTTTTAGATGCATTGAACTTGACCAGATTGGCATCGCCCCAATCGGACACTGCTTTAAGGGTCACGCTCAGGCGCTCCACCATGGCCTCTCTCTGAGCCTCGATTTGGGCCTCACTAGCTCGCGCGTTGGACTTGTAGCTCTCGACAACTGTGCAATCATCTGCGTACCCATCGATACCGGGCATCAGTAGATCATTAATGTGCAGCAGAAATAGTGTCGCCGAGAGCACTGACCTCTGGGGAACATCGGCATTTATAGCCATTTGATCCGACGAGTGGCCATCAACCACTACTCGTAACGATCGATTCCTCAGGAAGTCTGAAATCCACGCACACAGGCTAGCAGGCAGGCCATATGCAGGAAGCTTGCTGATAAGGCCATCATGCCAAACCCTATCAAAGGCCTTCGAGATATCCAAGGAAACAGCAATTGCCTCCCCGTGTTTCTCTATGGCCTCACTCCAGATGTGTGTGACGTACACCAGAAGATCACCAGTGGACCGGTTTCGGCGAAACCCGTACTTGTCGGTCACTGAGAATGTCATTTACTTCCAGGTACGTCAGGAGCTTAGTATTTAGGATACGTTCCATTGTCTTGCACAAAATGGACGTAATCGAGATGGATCTGTAATTGGCAGGCTCAGCATGACTGCCCCTTTTTAGGCACGGGCTGCACGTTAGCAAGCTTCCAGGACTTAGGCACttgaccaatctcaagagagagtCGAAACAGACGTGTCAGGATAGGAGACAGTTCAGCCGCACAGTTCCTCAGGACAATTGCTGGAATGCCATCAGGTCCGCTTGCCTTGTTCACGTCTAGACTGCGTAGCGTTTTGCGAACTTCCTCTTGCCGAATGCGTATATCACTCATATGAGTGTCGGCGCTACGTGTTGCTGGAGGTGTCGCGCTACCAGCGTCAAGACGTGAAGACTCCACAAATAGAGACGCAAACGGATTTGCTTTCTCTTCAGCGGTGTGAGCAAGCTTCTCGTCAGGCTTCTGAAGTAAGTATTCGACTAATGTGATCGAAGCGTGACTTTTGCATAGCTTTCTTGCATGACTTGGCGGCTTTATTAGTCTCTCTTTTTTTGGCGTATATCCCCCGCTTTGCGGATACGAGCATCAACCCAAGACAGGTACGCTTGATGCTTCAACGCTTCAGCGCATCCGCATTCAGGTCCGAACCAAGGTTGAGCTTTAGTGGAGAGTGGCACGTCtgaaaatggaataaaatattccatagcCAGACGTAGCAAATCTGTCACACTTTACGCGCTAATCGAGGGATCACCAGATGAGAAGCACACACGCTGCCAAGGATAGCATGCAAGGAAAGAGCGCATTTCTTCCCAATCTGTTGACTGGGGTTGGGTGGTGAGTAGACAGATACAGATTTCACCAAACTTTTATAATCGTTTGTAGATTTAAGAATGCTTTAGCTATGACTTTGTTCTTCTCAGCTATTTGGTCGGTTCAGACAGTAAGCACTTATGTTATTGACACATGCACTTAATACAAGAAAGTTTAAGTTAGTCAGCCTTGTAACAACACCCTTGAGATTGCCTAGGCTAGGGTGATTCTTTCGGGAGTGTAGTATATGGGTGGTGACTATCACAATCTAAATGACAATTCATCATCGAATGGTCTGCTTTCCAGTAGTTTCAAAATACatgtagttttatttagttAGTTACTTGGCTTGCTCCAAGGCCGGCAGGAGATGCGGCAGTGCGGGTGCCCCGAGCGCGCCCAGCGCCGCCAGCGCTTCCAGCAGTGCAGTTTGCCGTTTACCTCCAGCGCAGAGTTGGGCACCCACCACCGCTGCAGTCCGTTGCGCGTACAACGCTGGTTCCGCTGTACTAAGTTTCACctacaaacattttattataacattatatgtatatgatatgtTATGATTCTTCTAAGAACTGCCAAAGAACTTCgtagtttttatacaaattatgtcaaattgtttagttttagaGATACATCACAAAAgttttgtgtttaaattttgaaacatGAAAGAACTGACCAGACACCGTAGAGCCATGCGCAGTGGGTGTATGTTGTTGTGTCCGTTGGGAAGGCCGGTGGCAATGACCAGAGATTCGAGCGCCAACATCAGATCAGCTCCTTCCACCGGAAGACATTCTTCATAACTAACACAATAGTTAGGTGATTAATGTCCAGTTATCATATATAGTTAAGAGGTGATTCGTGTTTGTTATGGATACAAACATTGTCTATGGAAAATTTATAGACAATTCACAAGCTCTGCTGTCATTATCTTGTATTTTCGTATCGAAAGATTGTGAATAGCGGATATCAGGGTAAAATATGTTAAAGATAACAGATGCcagtatctatataaaaaatgtaaatgtcaaTTAGACATTCTACTAGCAATAATccataagtaaaataaatattttttaaaattatataaccaagctatatatataacattgaattaaaaaatttagtacACTGGATAAAATAAccatcttattttttaattctatttgtaACTAGCGTTAGAAACaggcaataataaaaaaaaataatcagcgTCGCCCACCAGTGCACGACGATGCGCGTCAGCACGTCGGCGGCGATGGCGGCGTGGTTCAGCTCCACGCTGAGCGCCGCGTCGCTGCAGAACTGCCGCAGCGCGCTGGGCgagccgcgcgcgccgcccgccgccgcgcacACCGCCGGGCAGCGCACCAGCATCTGCGCGCACCACCACTCCTTAGTGCCACCGCCGCACGCACCCACCCTGATGGTGCGACTGTACTGAGCCTTACCTGCATAACTTGTAAGCAGAGCATAGTATGTTCCGGGTCCTGTGTGTCAGTCGCGGCGTGGACGAGATTTTGGATGCACTCAGCCGGCCAGAGTGCTGCATGTTCAGCTAACTTTTTCAATCCCAGCAGGGCCGCCCGACGGACGGCGGAACGCGCGTCATTCATAGCAAGACTGAGTAGAAGTTCTACCTgaagaattataattttgtattaaaacaaaaaagaaattttgtttaatttgttgcaAATAAAATTCACACTTAAAAATCTTACAAAGCAATTGTATAACTACATCTTtacttatatgatattatattatataaagtttgttttgttgttacactttataattatagaacATTGCCCTTAAATTCCTCTTATGTACGAAGTATGGCGGAAACTAGTTTATTGTAAAGTAAGACTACACAGatcatatatagtattatatattaattgtaaaaaaaaaatataatccttGTCAAACATAAAACTTCTTTATAAAGCTTTTGTACTatcttaatgtttaattatagaaattcatgtttgataaaaatactctacaatgtttatatattatcatagttTAATTACCTGATCAGGCACATGGACAACAGTATCGGCAGCAATGGCAGTAAGAGCTGTGATTGCAGCACGCACTGAGCTGGATGACGGAAACCTTTCTAAGAGCGATCTGAGCAATTTCAGTACACCTTGGGCACGAACAGCTGTAACATAATATGAGATTGTTATCAAATATGTCAATTGAAGTTGCATCAAGTGACTAGAGAGTAATAAAGTTAACATTTTTGtacgataataaataatttagactGTTTACCTCCACCATGCACGGTTCTTAATGCTCTGACGAGCTTAGCTCTTCGTTCTGCTCCTGTGCTCTCGCATTCCACCATATCTGACAACTTGTTACACATTGCCACAGCAAATGAGCTAAAATAAAttgagtaatattaaatattaaatacttagttAATTACTTGATTATTGTTCATTTTCTTACTTAGAATGAGCTGCAAATCTTGTAGTGGCATATATAGCAGCATCAACTTCAACATTGTCGTGGCTTTCCAGTCCTCGTCGTATCGCGTGATGTACATTTTGCCTCTCCGGTATAATCCCGGCAACAGCACCAAGTGTTCTCAGTGCTAAGGCCCTGGCCACTGGATCATTAGAGTGTAAGACGCTGTATACTCTTCTCAGGAACTCATCAACGTTTAGAATCTTATCCAAGTGCTTCTCGCTCTGCTGGCACACTCGTAAAACCCACAGGCGTAGAAAGTTATTGCCCATACGAAACACATCAGACAATTTTAAGAATGATGAGTTTATTAATATTGGAAATGGATATTTTTCAAACAGCCTCGGAAACCTAACGATAGCTTCACACTGCTCACCGACTTTACCCGATCTGAgacctataaaaaaatatttgattactttCAAGTATAAACTATTGTAGATGTTtaggttattttaaataaaggtaaGAACCTTTATCTAGTTCAGTTAACGCTGAATTCGCATCTTGTTCTGGTTCCCCTGAACTATCGTTAAATGTATTTAACCTAATtccaatcatttttaaataatagcgaattaatttatttattattaatttttgacaccgttgtatattttgtatgaatGCCGATTTGACAGATTGACAAATATTGACATTGACAAATTGATAGTCGAGAAACAGATCGTAAGGAACTTCgtcctaaaaaaaatatgttttaattaattgtaatatataatagcttagtaataatagcttatatattaattattaatataatattgatacagtgataagtttaatttatctagaacattctttaaaatttgtaaGCATTGTCTGATTTCGAAAGCGCCATCTATAAAAAACATTCTTCATTGCAATTCgcatacttttttttgtagACGTTGGATGGAGCTAGTATTCACAATAATAAGAGAAATTAATTcagcaaaattaaaaacattgttgGGCGATAGCTATCGCCTATGACTATAGTCATAATTTAGAATAAAGcatagatattataattttagatattattagttgtactccatacatatacattttaagaaaaaaaaaggaatttgtCAACCCACTTCCAAAAAAAGAACGCTCTGTTGTACAGTTATATTtgttcgtgattttttttttaaaactcatAAATCGATCTTGTAcgatttatgattataaattgtttacaatatattatatgcttagACAAAAGTAAAGtctttgaatgtcccaccgctTGGCTCCTCAGCCTTTTCCTTTGAGAAAAAggattgaagcttattccaccacgctgctccaatgctggttggtgggtACACTTGTAgcgaatttcagtaaaattagacacatgcaggtttcctcacgatgttttccttctccgccgagcacgagatgagttataaagattttattagtgatcgaaggttgtaaacacaaatttagcacatgaaacttTAAAGTTCCGAGCTGCGGTTTGAACAAAggatcatcggtaaagattcacgcgttctaagcacTGGGCCAACTTggggaatatataaaatataaattttgtattcttTTGACCTTACTTTTGACTTTTACCTTTGCCtaagtaaatgttaaatataatgagagccaattcattaaaaataagtttgtttttttttattttaatgtaaatacgaatgtaataaaatactcaagtgttaaaataattataataggtatCGAAT
Coding sequences within:
- the LOC126772166 gene encoding integrator complex subunit 7 isoform X2, coding for MIGIRLNTFNDSSGEPEQDANSALTELDKGLRSGKVGEQCEAIVRFPRLFEKYPFPILINSSFLKLSDVFRMGNNFLRLWVLRVCQQSEKHLDKILNVDEFLRRVYSVLHSNDPVARALALRTLGAVAGIIPERQNVHHAIRRGLESHDNVEVDAAIYATTRFAAHSNSFAVAMCNKLSDMVECESTGAERRAKLVRALRTVHGGAVRAQGVLKLLRSLLERFPSSSSVRAAITALTAIAADTVVHVPDQVELLLSLAMNDARSAVRRAALLGLKKLAEHAALWPAECIQNLVHAATDTQDPEHTMLCLQVMQMLVRCPAVCAAAGGARGSPSALRQFCSDAALSVELNHAAIAADVLTRIVVHCYEECLPVEGADLMLALESLVIATGLPNGHNNIHPLRMALRCLVKLSTAEPALYAQRTAAVVGAQLCAGGKRQTALLEALAALGALGAPALPHLLPALEQAKEDCKDPAYDGTTLVLICTVLLQERAGAALTHRINKSWEMKIKDAIQGADGWTRYRVARACLRYGHQNLAADILKRLSKEAPSESAQRWLTALYRAANADARLLEEGISGLEEASAGWESFGDGGAAGGGGCSGCAGCGACTALAPAWAAARARSLAALARAAAAARALCTQPPPAIALAHAQAARDPAARAGAAAGALRAAARALAAQAQRYAALARTAFHAHDCTLRHLHISQHTYAQMAQFLDRITSSQQERPESVTKEIKATSLEETIMLAPSVALAKISSKLFDNPTTSPGITHRHAEAILAAVRALATGACWPRDVCGGAGAAGAAGAGGAGGALCRVSLSPAHRPPPAEHAATLPLAHRLALKLEGVVLPAPTGRRKPKRQVKGVQITVTATPHPRTNEKTVELTNIPPVLTAVQTVTPVRDFFSAQQLVSVNAPGLYTVAVEAAFVDERGELWHTGPRTAIVIKAHEDPTTKGNAQSTRGRF
- the LOC126772166 gene encoding integrator complex subunit 7 isoform X1; the encoded protein is MIGIRLNTFNDSSGEPEQDANSALTELDKGLRSGKVGEQCEAIVRFPRLFEKYPFPILINSSFLKLSDVFRMGNNFLRLWVLRVCQQSEKHLDKILNVDEFLRRVYSVLHSNDPVARALALRTLGAVAGIIPERQNVHHAIRRGLESHDNVEVDAAIYATTRFAAHSNSFAVAMCNKLSDMVECESTGAERRAKLVRALRTVHGGAVRAQGVLKLLRSLLERFPSSSSVRAAITALTAIAADTVVHVPDQVELLLSLAMNDARSAVRRAALLGLKKLAEHAALWPAECIQNLVHAATDTQDPEHTMLCLQVMQMLVRCPAVCAAAGGARGSPSALRQFCSDAALSVELNHAAIAADVLTRIVVHCYEECLPVEGADLMLALESLVIATGLPNGHNNIHPLRMALRCLVKLSTAEPALYAQRTAAVVGAQLCAGGKRQTALLEALAALGALGAPALPHLLPALEQAKEDCKDPAYDGTTLVLICTVLLQERAGAALTHRINKSWEMKIKDAIQGADGWTRYRVARACLRYGHQNLAADILKRLSKEAPSESAQRWLTALYRAANADARLLEEGISGLEEASAGWESFGDGGAAGGGGCSGCAGCGACTALAPAWAAARARSLAALARAAAAARALCTQPPPAIALAHAQAARDPAARAGAAAGALRAAARALAAQAQRYAALARTAFHAHDCTLRHLHISQHTYAQMAQFLDRITSSQQERPESVTKEIKATSLEETIMLAPSVALAKISSKLFDNPTTSPGITHRHAEAILAAVRALATGACWPRDVCGGAGAAGAAGAGGAGGALCRVSLSPAHRPPPAEHAATLPLAHRLALKLEGVVLPAPTGRRKPKRQVKGVQITVTATPHPRTNEKRSFQTVELTNIPPVLTAVQTVTPVRDFFSAQQLVSVNAPGLYTVAVEAAFVDERGELWHTGPRTAIVIKAHEDPTTKGNAQSTRGRF